The sequence below is a genomic window from Pseudomonas cannabina.
TACTGTTGCCGCCTCCGGCTTGGTTAGACTCCCACGAAGCGCAAGCATCAGACTTGCTCAGGCATAACAACAAGAAAGGTCAATTCGATGAATTCCATGTCACGTCTCGCCGTTGTCATCTCTCTCGCTTCGTTGTTCCCTCTGAGCGCCACCGCCGCTGAATCCAAAGGCACCGTTGAAGTGGTGCACTGGTGGACATCGGGTGGCGAAAAAGCTGCAGTCGATGTCTTGAAAGCACAAGTTGAAAAAGACGGCTTTGTCTGGAAAGACGGCGCTGTTGCCGGTGGCGGCGGTGCCACGGCCATGACCGTGCTCAAAAGCCGTGCCGTTGCTGGCAACCCGCCAGGCGTTGCGCAGATCAAAGGCCCGGATATTCAGGAATGGGCGTCTACCGGCCTGCTCGATACCGACGCGTTGAAAGACGTTGCCAAGTCCGAGAAGTGGGACTCCCTGCTGGACAAGAAAGTCTCCGATACCGTGAAGTACGAAGGCGATTACGTCGCCGTGCCGGTGAACATCCATCGCGTCAACTGGCTGTGGATCAATCCCGAAGTCTTCAAGAAAGCGGGCATCGACAAGGCACCGACCACCCTCGAAGAATTCTACGCAGCGGGCGACAAACTGAAGAAAGCCGGCTTCATTCCGCTGGCACACGGCGGTCAGCCTTGGCAGGACAGCACGGTGTTCGAAGCAGTCGTGCTCTCGGTCATGGGCGCTGATGGCTACAAGAAGGCGCTGGTCGATCTCGACAAAGACGCGCTGACCGGCGAAGGCATGGTCAAATCGCTGACTGAACTGAAGAAAGTCGCCACCTACATGGATGCCGATGGCAAGGGCCAGGACTGGAACCTGGAAGCAGCCAAGGTCATCAACGGCAAAGCCGGCATGCAGATCATGGGTGACTGGGCCAAGAGCGAGTGGACCGCCGCCAAGAAAGTCGCAGGCAAGGATTACCAGTGCGTAGCCTTCCCGGGCACCGACAAGGCATTCACTTACAACATCGATTCGCTGGCGGTGTTCAAGCAGAAAGATAAAGGCACGACTGCTGCTCAGCAGGATCTTGCCAAAGTCGCGATGGGTGAGGACTTCCAGAAAGTCTTCAGCATCAACAAAGGTTCGATCCCGGTTCGCCAGGACATGCTTGCCGACATGAACAAGTACGGTTTTGACTCATGCGCACAAACCGCTGCCAAGGACTTCCTGGCTGACTCGAAAACAGGCGGTCTGCAGCCAAGCATGGCGCACAACATGGCGACTACGCTGGCAGTCCAGGGCGCCTTCTTCGATGTGATCACCAACTACATCAATGACCCGAAAGCCGACCCGGCAGCAACGGCCAAGAAACTGGCCACTGCGGTCAAGTCGGCCCAGTAATCGTCATTAACCGCCTGTAACCGCCGCCCGTGGTGTTGAAATCCCTCATTGATTTCACCCACGGCTGCGACCTGGATTCGATACACCGAATGGGATACTCCCGATGAGCTCTGTCGCTGCGCATAGCAAAGCCTCGCCAATGGATGCGCTGCAACGCTGGCTACCCAAACTGGTGCTGGCACCCAGCATGTTCATCGTGTTGGTCGGTTTCTATGGCTACATCCTCTGGACCTTCGCGCTGTCGTTCACCAACTCGACGTTTTTGCCGTCCTACAAATGGGTCGGCCTGGCGCAATATGCGCGCCTGATGGACAACGACCGCTGGTGGGTGGCGAGCAAGAACCTGGCTGTGTTTGGCGGCATGTTCATTGCCATCAGCCTGGTGATCGGGGTTTTGCTGGCGGTTATGCTGGACCAGCGCATCCGCCGAGAAGGCATGATCCGCACTATTTATCTGTACCCGATGGCGCTGTCGATGATCGTCACCGGTACGGCCTGGAAGTGGCTGCTCAACCCTGGCCTGGGCCTGGACAAAATGCTGCGCGACTGGGGCTGGGAAGGTTTCCGCCTTGACTGGCTGATCGATCCGGATCGCGTTGTGTACTGCCTGGTCATCGCTGCGGTGTGGCAGTCTTCCGGCTTTGTCATGGCACTGTTCCTGGCGGGTCTGCGCGGCGTCGATCAGTCGATCATTCGCGCGGCACAAATGGACGGTGCGAGTTTGCCGATGATCTACTGGCGTGTCGTATTGCCGAGCCTGCGTCCGGTGTTTTTCAGCGCAGTCATGATCCTCGCGCACATTGCCATCAAGAGCTTCGATCTGGTGGCGGCCATGACGGCGGGCGGCCCCGGTTACTCGTCGGACCTGCCTGCCATGTTCATGTATTCCTTTACCTTCAGTCGCGGCCAGATGGGCATGGGCTCGGCCAGTGCAATTCTGATGCTCGGCGCAATCCTCGCGATTCTGGTGCCGTATCTGTATTCCGAGCTGAGGACCAAACGCCATGACTAGCCATGTTGGAAAACCGGGCATCAGCTTCAGTCGTGTGGTTATTTATGCCGTGCTGTTGCTGGCCTGTCTGATCTATCTGGTGCCATTGGTGGTGATGTTGTTCACCAGCTTCAAGACGCCTGAGGACATCGGCACCGGCAACCTGTTGAGTCTGCCGAGCGTAGTCACCGCCATCGGCTGGATCAAGGCCTGGGACATCGTTGACGGCTATTTCTGGAACTCGATCAAGATCACGGTTCCGGCGGTGCTGATTTCCACCGCGATCGGCGCACTTAACGGTTATGTGCTGTCAATGTGGCGTTTCAAAGGCTCGCAGTTGTTTTTTGGCCTTCTGCTGTTCGGCTGCTTCCTGCCGTTTCAGACGGTTCTGCTGCCTGCTTCCTTCACGCTGGGCAAGATGGGGCTGGCCAATACGACCGTCGGGCTGGTGTTCGTCCATGTGGTCTACGGGCTCGCGTTCACCACGCTATTCTTCCGTAACTACTACGTCAGCATTCCCGATGCATTGGTCAAGGCGGCGCGTCTGGACGGTGCCGGTTTTTTCACGATCTTCGGCCGCATCATTCTGCCGATGTCGACGCCCATCGTAATGGTTTGTCTGATCTGGCAGTTCACCCAGATCTGGAACGATTTCCTGTTCGGCGTTGTGTTCTCCAGCGGCGAGTCTCAGCCGATCACTGTGGCGCTGAACAACCTGGTCAACACCAGCACAGGCGCCAAGGAATACAACGTTGACATGGCGGCGGCGATGATCGCCGGCCTGCCGACACTGCTGGTTTACGTACTGGCTGGCAAGTATTTCCTGCGTGGGCTCACAGCCGGCGCGGTCAAGGGGTAATCATGGCGACTCTCGAATTGCGCAACGTCAACAAGACCTACGGCAGCAATCTGCCGGACACGCTCAAAAACATCGAGCTGTCGATCAAGGATGGCGAGTTTCTGATTCTGGTCGGCCCGTCGGGCTGTGGTAAGTCCACGTTGATGAACTGCATCGCCGGGCTGGAGAACATCAGCGGCGGGGCGATCCTGATCGATGGCGAAGATGTCAGCGGCACCAGCCCCAAGGATCGTGACATCGCGATGGTGTTTCAATCCTACGCGCTGTACCCGACCATGACGGTTCGCGAAAACATTGCGTTTGGCTTGAAAATTCGCAAGATGCCGCAGGCCGCCATCGACGAAGAAGTCGCCCGCGTTGCCAAGCTGCTGCAGATCGAGCACCTGCTCAATCGCAAGCCGGGGCAGATGTCCGGCGGTCAGCAGCAACGGGTTGCCATGGGGCGTGCGCTGGCACGTCGGCCGAAGATTTATCTGTTCGACGAGCCGCTGTCCAACCTCGACGCCAAGCTGCGGGTCGAGATGCGTACTGAAATGAAACTCATGCATCAACGCCTGA
It includes:
- a CDS encoding ABC transporter substrate-binding protein, whose product is MNSMSRLAVVISLASLFPLSATAAESKGTVEVVHWWTSGGEKAAVDVLKAQVEKDGFVWKDGAVAGGGGATAMTVLKSRAVAGNPPGVAQIKGPDIQEWASTGLLDTDALKDVAKSEKWDSLLDKKVSDTVKYEGDYVAVPVNIHRVNWLWINPEVFKKAGIDKAPTTLEEFYAAGDKLKKAGFIPLAHGGQPWQDSTVFEAVVLSVMGADGYKKALVDLDKDALTGEGMVKSLTELKKVATYMDADGKGQDWNLEAAKVINGKAGMQIMGDWAKSEWTAAKKVAGKDYQCVAFPGTDKAFTYNIDSLAVFKQKDKGTTAAQQDLAKVAMGEDFQKVFSINKGSIPVRQDMLADMNKYGFDSCAQTAAKDFLADSKTGGLQPSMAHNMATTLAVQGAFFDVITNYINDPKADPAATAKKLATAVKSAQ
- a CDS encoding carbohydrate ABC transporter permease, with the translated sequence MSSVAAHSKASPMDALQRWLPKLVLAPSMFIVLVGFYGYILWTFALSFTNSTFLPSYKWVGLAQYARLMDNDRWWVASKNLAVFGGMFIAISLVIGVLLAVMLDQRIRREGMIRTIYLYPMALSMIVTGTAWKWLLNPGLGLDKMLRDWGWEGFRLDWLIDPDRVVYCLVIAAVWQSSGFVMALFLAGLRGVDQSIIRAAQMDGASLPMIYWRVVLPSLRPVFFSAVMILAHIAIKSFDLVAAMTAGGPGYSSDLPAMFMYSFTFSRGQMGMGSASAILMLGAILAILVPYLYSELRTKRHD
- a CDS encoding carbohydrate ABC transporter permease, translating into MTSHVGKPGISFSRVVIYAVLLLACLIYLVPLVVMLFTSFKTPEDIGTGNLLSLPSVVTAIGWIKAWDIVDGYFWNSIKITVPAVLISTAIGALNGYVLSMWRFKGSQLFFGLLLFGCFLPFQTVLLPASFTLGKMGLANTTVGLVFVHVVYGLAFTTLFFRNYYVSIPDALVKAARLDGAGFFTIFGRIILPMSTPIVMVCLIWQFTQIWNDFLFGVVFSSGESQPITVALNNLVNTSTGAKEYNVDMAAAMIAGLPTLLVYVLAGKYFLRGLTAGAVKG